The following are encoded in a window of Mycobacterium vicinigordonae genomic DNA:
- a CDS encoding tyrosine recombinase XerC, with amino-acid sequence MQAIFDEFDEYLNLQCGRSAHTRRAYLGDVRSLLDFLAERGSDLQTLSLPVLRSWLASAAGSGAARTTLARRTSSIKAFTAWAVRRGLLSTDPAVRLQVPKAHRTLPAVLRQDQALAAMAAAKSGAEQGDPLALRDRLIVEMLYATGIRVSELCGLDVDDVDTGHRLVRVLGKGNKQRSAPFGQPAAEALRAWLSDGRPALATVESGPALLLGTRGRRLDVRQARTVVHQTVAAVDGAPDMGPHGLRHSAATHLLEGGADLRVVQELLGHSSLATTQLYTHVAVSRLRAVHDQAHPRA; translated from the coding sequence GTGCAGGCGATTTTCGACGAGTTCGACGAATACCTGAACCTGCAGTGCGGTCGTTCGGCGCACACCCGCAGAGCCTATCTGGGTGACGTGCGGTCGCTGCTCGACTTCCTCGCCGAGCGCGGCTCAGATCTGCAGACCCTGAGCCTGCCGGTACTGCGGTCGTGGCTGGCCAGCGCGGCGGGTTCCGGTGCGGCCCGCACCACGCTGGCCCGGCGCACCTCGTCTATCAAGGCGTTCACCGCGTGGGCGGTCCGGCGGGGTCTGTTGTCCACCGACCCGGCGGTCCGGCTGCAGGTGCCCAAGGCGCACCGCACCCTGCCCGCGGTGCTACGCCAGGACCAGGCGCTGGCGGCGATGGCGGCCGCGAAATCGGGTGCGGAGCAGGGCGATCCGCTGGCGCTGCGGGATCGGTTGATCGTGGAAATGTTGTACGCCACCGGCATCCGGGTCAGCGAGCTGTGCGGCTTGGACGTCGATGATGTCGACACCGGGCATCGGCTGGTACGGGTGCTGGGCAAGGGAAACAAGCAGCGCAGCGCGCCGTTCGGCCAACCGGCCGCCGAGGCGCTGCGCGCCTGGCTGTCCGACGGCCGCCCGGCGCTGGCCACCGTCGAGTCCGGGCCGGCGCTGCTGCTGGGCACGCGCGGTCGCCGCCTTGACGTGCGGCAGGCCCGCACCGTGGTGCACCAGACCGTCGCCGCCGTGGACGGCGCCCCCGACATGGGGCCGCACGGTCTGCGGCACAGTGCCGCGACCCATCTGCTGGAAGGCGGTGCCGACCTGCGGGTGGTCCAGGAGTTGCTGGGCCATTCCAGCCTTGCCACCACTCAGCTCTACACCCATGTGGCGGTCTCCCGGCTGCGGGCGGTGCACGACCAGGCCCACCCGCGTGCGTGA
- the rpsB gene encoding 30S ribosomal protein S2 has translation MAVVTMKQLLDSGTHFGHQTRRWNPKMKRFIFTDRNGIYIIDLQQTLTFIDRAYEFVKETVAHGGTVLFVGTKKQAQESVAAEATRVGMPYVNQRWLGGMLTNFSTVHKRLQRLKELEAMEQTGGFEGRTKKEILGLTREKNKLERSLGGIRDMAKVPSAVWVVDTNKEHIAVGEARKLGIPVIAILDTNCDPDEVDYPIPGNDDAIRSAALLTKVIASAVAEGLQARAGLGRGDGKPEAEAAEPLPEWEQELLAGAAPPDGPTGVEPTTDAT, from the coding sequence ATGGCTGTTGTGACCATGAAGCAGCTGCTCGACAGCGGCACCCACTTCGGGCATCAGACCCGTCGCTGGAATCCCAAGATGAAGCGGTTCATCTTCACCGACCGCAATGGCATCTACATCATCGACCTGCAGCAGACGCTGACCTTCATCGACCGGGCGTACGAGTTCGTCAAGGAAACCGTCGCCCACGGTGGCACGGTGCTGTTCGTTGGCACCAAGAAGCAGGCGCAGGAGTCCGTCGCCGCCGAGGCGACCCGCGTCGGCATGCCGTACGTGAACCAGCGCTGGCTGGGTGGGATGCTCACCAACTTCTCCACCGTTCACAAGCGCCTGCAGCGCCTCAAGGAACTCGAGGCGATGGAGCAGACCGGTGGCTTCGAGGGCCGCACCAAAAAGGAAATCCTTGGTCTGACCCGCGAGAAGAACAAGCTGGAGCGCAGCCTGGGCGGTATCCGGGACATGGCCAAGGTGCCCTCGGCGGTGTGGGTCGTCGACACCAACAAGGAGCACATCGCCGTCGGCGAGGCCCGCAAACTAGGCATCCCGGTGATCGCGATCCTGGACACCAACTGTGACCCCGACGAGGTCGACTACCCCATCCCGGGCAACGACGACGCGATCCGCTCGGCGGCGCTGCTGACCAAGGTGATCGCCTCGGCGGTCGCCGAAGGCCTGCAGGCCCGGGCCGGTTTGGGCCGCGGCGACGGTAAGCCGGAGGCTGAGGCCGCCGAGCCCCTGCCCGAATGGGAGCAGGAATTACTAGCCGGCGCTGCCCCGCCCGATGGCCCCACCGGGGTCGAACCAACCACAGACGCAACCTAA
- the tsf gene encoding translation elongation factor Ts yields MANFTAADVKRLRELTGAGMLDCKNALADSDGDFDKAVEALRIKGAKDVGKRAERATAEGLVAAKDGALIELNSETDFVAKNAEFQQLADTIVAAAAASKATDIEALKAARSGDKTVEEAIAALSAKIGEKLELRRVANFDGTVETYLHKRAADLPPAVGVLVEYTGDGASAKEAAHAVALQIAALKARYLSRDDVPEDVVTSERRIAEETAKAEGKPEQALAKIVEGRLQGFFKDSVLLEQPSVSDSKKTVKALLDEAGVTVTRFVRFEVGQA; encoded by the coding sequence TTGGCGAACTTCACCGCTGCCGACGTCAAGCGACTTCGGGAGCTGACCGGTGCTGGAATGCTCGACTGCAAGAACGCGCTGGCCGATTCGGATGGCGACTTCGACAAGGCCGTCGAGGCGCTGCGTATCAAAGGCGCCAAGGACGTCGGCAAGCGCGCTGAGCGGGCGACGGCCGAAGGTCTGGTCGCCGCCAAGGACGGTGCGCTGATCGAGCTGAACTCCGAGACCGACTTCGTCGCCAAGAACGCCGAGTTCCAGCAGTTGGCCGACACGATCGTTGCGGCCGCCGCGGCATCGAAGGCCACCGATATCGAGGCCCTCAAAGCCGCGCGTTCCGGTGACAAGACGGTCGAAGAGGCCATCGCCGCGCTGTCGGCCAAAATCGGCGAAAAGCTGGAGCTGCGTCGGGTCGCCAACTTCGACGGCACCGTCGAGACCTATCTGCACAAGCGGGCGGCTGACCTGCCGCCGGCGGTGGGCGTGCTGGTGGAATACACCGGCGACGGCGCCTCGGCCAAGGAAGCCGCACACGCGGTCGCGTTGCAGATCGCCGCGCTCAAGGCGCGCTACCTGTCTCGTGACGACGTGCCGGAGGATGTGGTGACCAGCGAGCGCCGCATCGCCGAGGAGACGGCGAAGGCCGAAGGCAAGCCCGAGCAAGCGCTGGCCAAGATCGTCGAGGGCCGGTTGCAGGGCTTCTTCAAGGACTCGGTGCTGCTCGAGCAGCCGTCGGTGTCCGACAGCAAGAAGACCGTCAAGGCGCTGCTCGACGAGGCCGGTGTCACCGTGACCCGCTTCGTGCGCTTCGAGGTCGGGCAGGCCTGA
- a CDS encoding M23 family metallopeptidase: MVLLLGWVLLNAPPADAAGGRLSWPLRPPPTVSRGFDAPSQRWLAGHRGVDLAGRPGQPVYAAGDATVVFAGLLAGRPVVSLAHPGGLHTSYEPVRAVVRGGQAVASGSVLGALQAGHSGCPAAACLHWGAMWGPASHADYVDPLGLLESTPLRLKPLAPPPA; the protein is encoded by the coding sequence CTGGTGCTGCTGCTGGGCTGGGTGCTGCTCAACGCGCCGCCAGCGGACGCCGCCGGCGGCCGGTTGAGCTGGCCACTGCGGCCGCCGCCGACGGTGTCGCGCGGGTTCGACGCGCCGTCGCAGCGCTGGCTAGCCGGGCACCGTGGGGTTGACCTGGCCGGACGCCCCGGACAGCCGGTCTACGCCGCCGGCGACGCAACCGTGGTGTTCGCCGGGCTATTGGCCGGCCGGCCGGTGGTGTCGCTGGCGCATCCAGGCGGACTGCACACCAGCTACGAGCCGGTGCGCGCGGTCGTGCGGGGTGGTCAAGCGGTGGCGTCGGGAAGCGTGCTCGGCGCGTTGCAGGCCGGTCACTCCGGCTGCCCGGCCGCGGCCTGCTTGCACTGGGGTGCCATGTGGGGCCCGGCGTCGCACGCCGACTACGTCGACCCGCTGGGCCTGCTGGAGTCGACGCCGCTGCGGCTCAAGCCGCTCGCACCTCCGCCCGCTTAG
- a CDS encoding amidase, which yields MARVHAFGDDALRDLDGVALAEAIRAGELDQSAVVKAAIARAEAVDPELNALAHPAFDRALAAGRSSGFFAGVPTVIKDNVDVAGQPTMSGTDAWQPYPARADSEVTRVVLGSGLVSLGKTRLSEFGFSAAAEHPRLGPVRNPWNTDHTAGASSSGSAAFVAAGVVPIAHANDGGGSIRIPAACNGLVGLKPSRGRMPLEAALRRMPVNIVANGVVTRSVRDTAAFYREAERTFRAAKLPPIGDVTRAGVRRLKIAVTTQSMHRDCSPELRELTRSTATLLEELGHRVEPIDRIPATASFHADFVLYWGFLALAQVSAGRRMFGETFDRTRLDALTMGLHDHTRRNIHRLPLAIARLRRLRGRSAEFYRSYDALLTPTLADPTPRVGYLAPTDYQQVIDRLSDWVAYTPLQNVTGDPAISLPLAQSSEGLPVGMMLSADLGQEALLLELAYELEEARPWAQIHT from the coding sequence GTGGCGCGCGTACACGCGTTCGGCGATGACGCCCTGCGCGACCTGGACGGCGTCGCGCTGGCCGAGGCCATCCGGGCCGGCGAGCTGGACCAGTCCGCGGTCGTCAAGGCGGCGATCGCCCGCGCCGAAGCGGTCGATCCCGAGCTGAACGCATTGGCGCACCCGGCGTTCGACAGAGCGTTGGCGGCGGGCCGCAGCAGCGGCTTTTTTGCCGGCGTGCCGACGGTCATCAAAGACAACGTCGACGTCGCGGGCCAGCCCACCATGAGTGGCACCGATGCGTGGCAGCCGTACCCGGCGCGAGCGGACAGCGAGGTCACGCGCGTGGTGCTGGGCTCCGGCCTGGTGTCGCTGGGCAAGACGCGGCTGTCGGAGTTCGGGTTCAGCGCCGCCGCCGAGCACCCGCGGCTGGGTCCGGTCCGAAACCCCTGGAACACCGACCACACTGCCGGTGCGTCGTCTTCGGGCTCGGCGGCGTTCGTCGCCGCCGGCGTGGTGCCGATCGCGCACGCCAACGATGGCGGCGGCTCCATCCGGATACCGGCCGCGTGTAACGGTCTGGTGGGTCTGAAACCGTCGCGTGGCCGGATGCCCCTGGAAGCCGCGCTGCGGCGGATGCCGGTCAACATCGTTGCCAACGGGGTGGTGACCCGCTCGGTCCGCGACACCGCAGCCTTCTATCGGGAGGCCGAACGGACGTTCCGCGCGGCCAAGCTGCCTCCGATCGGGGACGTCACCCGCGCCGGCGTCCGGCGGCTGAAGATCGCCGTCACCACCCAGTCGATGCACCGCGACTGCAGCCCTGAACTGCGCGAGCTGACGCGCAGCACCGCGACGCTACTCGAGGAACTAGGGCACCGTGTCGAACCCATCGACCGGATACCCGCGACGGCCAGCTTCCACGCCGACTTCGTGCTGTATTGGGGCTTTCTCGCGCTAGCCCAGGTGAGCGCGGGACGGCGGATGTTCGGTGAAACCTTCGACCGAACCCGGTTGGACGCTCTGACGATGGGGCTGCACGACCACACGCGGCGCAACATCCACCGCCTCCCGCTGGCGATTGCCCGGCTACGCCGGCTACGGGGCCGCAGCGCCGAGTTCTACCGCAGCTACGACGCGCTGCTCACCCCGACACTCGCCGACCCGACGCCACGGGTCGGCTATTTGGCACCGACCGATTACCAGCAGGTGATCGACCGACTGTCCGACTGGGTCGCCTACACGCCGCTGCAGAACGTGACCGGGGATCCGGCGATTTCACTGCCGTTGGCCCAATCCAGCGAAGGCCTGCCGGTCGGGATGATGCTGTCGGCCGACCTAGGCCAGGAAGCGCTGCTGCTGGAACTGGCCTACGAACTCGAAGAGGCCCGGCCTTGGGCACAGATTCACACCTGA
- a CDS encoding MarR family winged helix-turn-helix transcriptional regulator, producing the protein MGEAADTEDAPLGYLLYRVMSVLRPGASAALGPLGLTLPEFVCLRILSHSPGSSSAELARHASVTPQAMNTVLRKLEDIGAVSRPASVSAGRALPAALTSHGRALLKRAETVVHAADARILAKLTEREQRDFKRMLGTLGSD; encoded by the coding sequence ATGGGTGAAGCCGCCGACACTGAGGACGCCCCGCTGGGCTACTTGCTCTATCGAGTGATGTCCGTGTTACGACCCGGTGCCAGCGCCGCACTGGGGCCGCTGGGCCTGACGCTGCCGGAATTCGTCTGTTTACGCATCCTGTCCCACTCGCCGGGCTCCTCCAGCGCCGAACTGGCGCGACACGCCAGCGTCACCCCGCAGGCTATGAATACGGTGCTGCGCAAGCTGGAAGACATCGGCGCGGTGTCACGTCCCGCCTCGGTGTCCGCCGGTCGCGCCCTGCCGGCCGCATTGACAAGCCACGGCCGGGCCCTGCTCAAGCGCGCCGAAACGGTCGTCCACGCTGCTGACGCACGCATCCTGGCGAAACTGACCGAGCGTGAGCAACGCGACTTCAAGCGGATGCTGGGAACGCTCGGCTCGGACTGA
- a CDS encoding DUF1942 domain-containing protein: protein MKFTKTTAKTALGAAGIAAVSLFGAASASAAPTIVEGLGTPETLVDGAMSTDYTVSGLQPANVTIPGYNPAGQLWQADVHVKANTGVVTPVVSNFNASSGEQSYRVISAPAAPAGLSPAPIAQGGTATGKIYFDVTGAPPTRVAYNDGAQDVLVWEGNPANMPAPNSIPGQTAPGQTVPGQTAPGQTVPGQTAPGQMMPGETAPGQTMPGQPAPAQTAPGQTAPSQLAPGQAPNAVPGADQEPEATPNSPVHSS from the coding sequence GTGAAGTTCACCAAAACCACTGCAAAGACGGCTCTCGGTGCCGCCGGGATTGCCGCGGTCAGTCTTTTCGGCGCGGCTTCTGCCTCGGCGGCTCCTACCATTGTCGAGGGACTCGGAACGCCCGAGACGCTGGTCGATGGCGCAATGTCGACTGACTACACGGTCAGCGGTCTGCAGCCCGCCAATGTCACCATCCCGGGCTACAACCCGGCCGGGCAACTGTGGCAGGCCGACGTGCACGTGAAGGCAAACACCGGTGTTGTGACGCCTGTGGTCTCAAACTTCAACGCCAGCTCCGGTGAGCAGAGCTACCGCGTGATCAGCGCTCCGGCCGCACCTGCGGGCCTAAGTCCCGCGCCGATCGCGCAGGGTGGCACCGCGACCGGAAAGATCTACTTCGATGTGACCGGCGCGCCCCCGACCCGGGTCGCCTACAACGACGGTGCGCAGGACGTGCTGGTGTGGGAGGGCAACCCGGCGAACATGCCGGCGCCGAACTCGATTCCGGGTCAGACGGCGCCCGGCCAGACCGTGCCGGGTCAGACGGCGCCCGGTCAGACCGTGCCGGGTCAGACGGCGCCCGGTCAGATGATGCCGGGCGAGACGGCCCCGGGTCAGACCATGCCGGGTCAACCGGCTCCGGCTCAGACCGCGCCGGGTCAGACCGCGCCCAGCCAGCTGGCACCTGGGCAGGCGCCCAACGCGGTGCCCGGAGCTGACCAGGAGCCTGAGGCGACACCGAACTCACCGGTGCACAGCAGCTAA